The following coding sequences lie in one Polynucleobacter necessarius genomic window:
- the grpE gene encoding nucleotide exchange factor GrpE, which yields MTQENQNPTPEQENPAADPAATESAATEPAAVKTPEQEIAELNQKIGELQDNFLRAKAEGENIRRRAVEDIAKAHKFAIESFAEHLVPVTDSLYAALSTDAGDAKAFKEGLEITLKQLLSAFEKGRMTEINPAVGDKFDPHHHQAIASVSSEQEPNTVVSVLQRGYTVADRVLRPALVAVSAPK from the coding sequence GCTGATCCGGCTGCAACCGAATCTGCTGCCACTGAGCCTGCTGCTGTTAAAACTCCTGAGCAAGAAATCGCTGAGCTCAACCAAAAAATTGGTGAGTTGCAGGACAATTTTTTGCGGGCAAAAGCAGAGGGTGAGAATATCCGTCGCCGTGCTGTTGAAGATATTGCTAAGGCGCACAAATTTGCAATTGAAAGCTTTGCAGAGCATTTGGTACCGGTGACAGATAGTCTTTATGCTGCATTAAGTACTGATGCTGGGGATGCAAAAGCTTTTAAAGAAGGTTTAGAAATTACCCTCAAGCAATTACTTTCTGCCTTTGAAAAGGGTCGAATGACCGAAATAAACCCTGCAGTAGGCGATAAATTTGATCCTCACCACCATCAGGCCATTGCTTCGGTGTCTTCTGAACAAGAGCCAAATACTGTGGTTTCAGTGCTCCAGCGAGGTTATACGGTGGCAGACAGGGTCTTAAGACCCGCTTTAGTGGCCGTTAGCGCCCCAAAATAG